One region of Seriola aureovittata isolate HTS-2021-v1 ecotype China chromosome 15, ASM2101889v1, whole genome shotgun sequence genomic DNA includes:
- the ttc3 gene encoding E3 ubiquitin-protein ligase TTC3 isoform X2, which produces MSDSDSDSDYFWEDNRHRVNVRHDTVIALRPSEEIFDRWLRIPADTRREAGQRMRVCAFWLPILLQREDSSPTACWAIQIGLVKTKNSDDITLKQLKRIEILEAILNAMERGSLRKDQTRHIILISNMFNLRSPEVLDDALHWLERTGEPDIRRRVLQLGPPQTCLIALHLIFTEFAKYVQDMGSNLEKTMKALMARPSEYLMEKSEEMKKKGNDNYIKQQYEEAVKFYSKAIKYYPDNHFIYGNRALCYIKSEMWLKAVGDGKRATLIKPLWAKGHYRYCEALFSMGEIKMAIEANRSAQRLCKDDHEGLKDLEQQQQKFKSIAEPKAVQPKSRNKRADSTNRAEAAEPRQQHFTVGLVKKIPQSKVSEVKLEKQQGKNERTAQMKERTKDPKPSKSEVPPKTGKGEPSTTAKKKSKNRNIQSEVEKVTDSKAAVCKELRSMVQDAHTALADLRTRNAEQAFSQALVLLETTTPKELGLSTLDVLLLLYGRALALTEIGQSEELSEAQKLMEKIKSFEERTFQCLVYYAIGRVYLKENRFAVALEQFSDSLQMVKNQITPGKLTWPLTKEIVKVTQPDYFKEILESAIELCKFPPIPDAICRLEKCHGSLKTEIYFTDPDFKGFIQICCCQSCTVEYHITCWKTLKTSTFFEKNEKDFLQEACLTPDCVGQICSIKIFGPTGLVKCKFEAAIPKPQTPKKPKVNQKCTSLKKLKSKEERRLKRKQHKQSFHDKQAINDEILQQKEDSATQSKQKAWLMYRDRVLLQISQNMELLREEKGLHVSALTSSLRPWLELDSSRGNKLAERMLNWQQEQLKTLGQAVELLLERRNRVWARVLLQLLSSCLEINAKLYNWACQLNNADLNAAKSFIERHAGHLEQLDLALLLSFGPLQEMIIEKLGTRPEFFSSIGLTVTEYLKQASPHDMRLFIWTLEEHRDEYLSCHTILDEYFDMMDGHCSVLKKSEENQNNSPMKAKSRGRKKKQREPKGVIVLSGMRGVTPRDEWDQDFFEDDSLSFLHPVDPFSVPSHLRDQVADFEDQYNGTRHRSHFKTILDNHPDPTKESLYDYFAQILEEHGPLVAEDPLLVGELENFPPVAQLKIDEAGGFESFLLESLRFIKMGRCIGLAKHAVSLQQAGHGASLDDLDDLMDPDTNSLSPDLYESPLTSYPDDFSSTQTELFPMLPNPYLFGFQSVSGVTASVGSITGNESYSTWSNGDSLQQAPYFSIDHHSGLDLHVDEFYDGVLEMGLFSGGVAPLTTEENILKRHAAAQTCPETMSSVAVNTELHERFESCQGDIIKMEKSNDRLEQQIKAMASGCDKVNLKHKEDISSLEEDIQKITVNIQVTNKELALFQHKLEEEVKKDQKEKKANQEVLKSLKLEIEELVEEHGSLVRNIREKRANYDAKFSDFLELGNHSATEKMSLEDEIKRCKVLFTSATRRSLTARLSVVESNRDQGLYGLYRELADAKALLTKLDEAVHRYPNQDLEMTRNSWRVSVQEIEKKISTAETQYQEQIDQAKNGRRVSELSPVNINNQSEPPAQPLSVTAKEFPAQSPAQASHGAPSPTHKSAAEPLAPPAQTQHRPPPRALEHPHSTVFDRAMERLSTIFPDYTRLDLMRFVQEFRSSSGGSLSSMALQDVVGGVTQLILDHQEKLNSVRSNIVGRGSPAQCATPPLVNPVTVWQPVGSHRATHPNALNMEDPCIICHDDMSPDDICVLECRHSFHKECIKSWLKEQSTCPTCRDHALLPEDFPVLSGRRRQAP; this is translated from the exons aggAGATTTTTGATCGATGGCTCCGTATCCCTGCTGATACCAGAAGAGAAGCTGGACAGCGGATGAGAGTTTGTGCCTTCTGGCTTCCCATTCTGCTGCAGCGTGAAGACTCCAGCCCTACTGCTTGTTGGGCTATACAAATAGGTCTTGTCAAGACAAA GAATAGTGACGATATAactctgaagcagctgaaaaggATAGAAATATTGGAAGCAATCCTCAACGCcatggagagaggaagt ttgaGAAAGGACCAAACGAGGCACATCATCCTGATTAGCAACATGTTTAACTTG CGTTCCCCAGAGGTTTTGGACGATGCATTACACTGGTTGGAGCGAACAGGAGAACCTGATATTCGCCGTCGCGTCTTGCAGCTTGGCCCCCCACAGACCTGCTTAATAGCCCTGCACCTTATCTTTACCGAGT TTGCCAAGTATGTTCAGGACATGGGTTCCAACTTGGAGAAGACAATGAAGGCACTGATGGCTCGACCATCCGAGTATCTCATGGAG aaaagtgaagaaatgaagaagaaaggaaatgatAACTATATCAAACAACAGTATGAAGAGGCTGTGAAGTTTTATTCCAAAGCCATCAAATATTA CCCTGACAACCACTTCATTTATGGAAACAGAGCCCTTTGCTATATCAAAAGCGAGATGTGGCT aaaagCAGTTGGTGACGGAAAACGTGCTACTCTGATAAAACCGCTCTGGGCAAAG GGTCACTACAGATACTGTGAGGCATTGTTCTCCATGGGAGAGATCAAAATGGCTATTGAAGCCAACAGATCAGCCCAGAGGCTGTGTAAGGATGACCATGAGGGACTCAAAGAcctggaacaacaacaacaaaaattcaAATCAATTGCTGAACCCAAAG ctgtaCAGCCAAAGAGTAGGAATAAAAG AGCCGACAgcacaaacagagcagaggcAGCGGAGCCACGACAACAGCATTTTACAGTTGGTCTGGTGAAGAAAATTCCACAGAGCAAG GTCTCTGAGGTTAAACTGGAGAAGCAACAAG GGAAAAATGAGCGGACTGCACAGATGAAGGAGCGTACTAAAGACCCTAAACCCTCAAAAAG TGAGGTTCCTCCAAAGACTGGAAAAGGAGAGCCCAGCACCACAGCaaagaagaaatcaaagaacagaAATATCCAGTCTGAAGTTGAG AAAGTGACCGACAGTAAAGCAGCTGTATGCAAAGAGCTGAGATCCATGGTGCAGGATGCCCATACTGCTCTGGCCGACCTCCGCACACGTAACGCAGAGCAGGCCTTCAGCCAGGCACTGGTACTGCTGGAAACCACCACACCCAAG GAACTTGGACTTTCCACACTGGATGTACTGCTACTGCTGTACGGTCGTGCACTTGCTCTGACAGAAATAGGCCAGTCTGAG GAACTTTCAGAAGCACAAAAACTTATGGAGAAGATCAAATCATTTGAAGAAAGAACATTTCAGTGTTTGGTTTACTATGCCATTGGGAGGGTGTATCTTAAAGAGAACAG GTTTGCAGTTGCTCTGGAGCAGTTTTCAGATTCCCTGCAGATGGTCAAGAATCAAATAACACCTGGTAAACTCACCTGGCCTTTAACAAAAGAGATTGTCAAAGTAACGCAGCCTGACTATTTCAAG gaaaTTCTGGAGAGTGCTATAGAGTTGTGCAAATTTCCTCCTATTCCTGATGCCATTTGTCGACTTGAGAAATGCCACGGCTCTTTGAAAACTGAAATCTACTTCACTGACCCAGATTTTAAG GGTTTCATTCAAATATGCTGCTGTCAGAGTTGCACGGTTGAATACCACATCACCTGTTGGAAGACTCTCAAAACATCAACCTTCtttgaaaagaatgaaaag GATTTCCTGCAAGAGGCATGTTTGACTCCAGACTGTGTCGGCCAAATCTGTAGTATCAAAATCTTTGGTCCAACAGGTCTGGTGAAATGTAAG TTTGAAGCTGCCATCCCCAAACCACAGACTCCGAAGAAGCCAAAAGTAAATCAGAAATGTACAAG TCTCAAAAAGTTAAAATCAAAGGAAGAGCGCCGACTCAAGAGGAAGCAGCATAAGCAGTCATTTCACGATAAGCAGGCTATCAACGATGAGATCCTGCAGCAGAAAGAAGACTCTGCAACGCAGAGTAAACAGAAAG CCTGGTTGATGTACAGGGATAGAGTTTTGCTGCAGATCAGCCAGAACATGGAGCtactgagagaggagaagggccTCCATGTGTCGGCCCTGACCAGCAGTCTGAGGCCCTGGCTGGAGCTGGACTCATCCAGAGGGAACAAGCTGGCTGAGAGGATGCTGAACtggcagcaggagcagctcAAGACGCTTGGTCAGGCTGTTGAGCTTCTGCTAGAGAGGAGGAACCGGGTTTGGGCTCGTGTCCTGCTCCAACTACTCAGTAGCTGTCTGGAGATAAATGCCAAACTCTACAACTGGGCGTGCCAGCTCAACAATGCAG ACCTGAATGCTGCCAAATCCTTTATTGAACGCCATGCAGGACACTTGGAGCAGCTGGACCTTGCTCTTCTGCTCAGCTTTGGCCCATTGCAGGAGATGATTATAGAGAAGCTCGGTACTAGGCCAGAGTTTTTTTCAAGCATTGGCTTGACTGTGACTGAATACCTAAAACAGGCCTCACCACATGACATGAGACTCTTTATCTGGACTCTGGAGGAGCATAGGGATGAGTATCTCTCCTGCCACACTATACTGGATGAGTATTTTGATATGATGG acgGACATTGTTCAGtcttaaaaaaatctgaagaaaatcaaaat aattcTCCTATGAAGGCTAAAAGTCGAGGCcggaaaaagaaacagagagagccAAAG GgtgttattgttttgtctgGGATGAGAGGTGTAACTCCAAGAGATGAGTGGGACCAAGACTTTTTTGAAGATGACTCTTT ATCATTCCTTCACCCTGTTGATCCATTCAGTGTACCGAGTCATCTTCGGGATCAAGTGGCTGATTTTGAGGACCAGTACAATGGCACCAGACACAGAAGTCACTTTAAAACGATTTTGGACAACCACCCTGACCCAACAAAAGAGAGTTTGTATGA CTACTTTGCCCAGATCCTGGAGGAGCATGGACCCCTGGTTGCTGAAGACCCACTACTGGTGGGTGAACTGGAAAATTTCCCTCCCGTGGCTCAGCTGAAGATCGACGAAGCAGGTGGCTTCGAGTCATTCCTCCTGGAATCCCTTCGCTTCATAAAGATGGGGAGGTGTATTGGCCTGGCTAAGCATGCTGTTTCCCTGCAGCAGGCTGGACACGGAGCCAGTCTGGATGACCTGGACGACTTAATGGATCCTGACACAAACTCTCTATCTCCTGATTTGTATGAATCTCCTTTAACAAGCTATCCGGATGATTTTTCATCTACACAGACTGAACTCTTTCCCATGCTCCCAAATCCTTATCTGTTTGGCTTCCAGTCAGTTAGTGGAGTTACTGCTTCTGTTGGCAGTATCACAGGGAATGAGTCCTACTCCACTTGGAGTAACGGTGACAGTCTACAGCAAGCCCCTTACTTTTCAATTGACCATCATTCGGGGTTGGATCTACATGTCGATGAGTTTTATGATGGAGTTTTGGAAATGGGTCTCTTTTCTGGTGGAGTCGCTCCATTGACAACTgaggaaaacattttgaagAGACATGCAGCAGCACAG ACATGTCCAGAGACCATGAGCAGTGTAGCGGTAAACACAGAGCTTCATGAGCGGTTTGAGAGCTGCCAG GGTGACATCATCAAAATGGAAAAGAGCAATGATAGGTTGGAGCAGCAGATCAAGGCAATGGCATCCGGCTGTGACAAAGTCAACTTAAAGCACAAAGAAGACATCAGTTCCCTCGAGGAAGACATACAGAAAATCACTGTCAACATACAA GTGACCAATAAAGAGCTGGCACTGTTCCAGCAcaaactggaggaggaggtgaagaaggaCCAAAAGGAGAAGAAAGCCAACCAAGAGGTGCTGAAGTCCCTCAAGCTGGAGATAGAGGAGTTGGTGGAGGAACACGGGAG TCTGGTCCGAAACATCCGAGAGAAGAGAGCCAACTATGACGCAAAGTTCAGTGATTTCCTTGAGCTGGG CAATCATTCAGCAACTGAGAAAATGAGTCTGGAGGATGAGATCAAGCGCTGTAAGGTCTTGTTCACCTCGGCTACCAGGAGGTCTCTCACAGCTCGG TTGTCTGTAGTGGAGAGCAACCGGGATCAGGGTTTGTACGGCCTCTACAGAGAGCTGGCAGATGCCAAGGCTTTGCTGACCAAACTGGATGAAGCAGTGCACAG ATACCCAAACCAAGACCTGGAAATGACTAGAAACAGCTGGAGAGTCAGTGTCCAagaaattgaaaagaaaatctccACTGCTGAG ACACAGTACCAGGAACAGATTGATCAAGCGAAGAACGGCAGGAGAGTCAGTGAGTTGTCTCCAGTCAACATCAACAACCAGTCTGAACCTCCAGCACAACCA CTCTCTGTGACAGCCAAAGAGTTTCCCGCTCAGTCTCCAGCCCAGGCGTCACATGGCGCCCCCTCGCCCACCCACAAGTCTGCAGCTGAGCCACTCGCCCCTCCGGCTCAGACGCAGCACAGACCTCCACCCAGGGCACTGGAGCATCCACACAGCACTGTGTTTGACAGAGCCATGGAGCGCCTGTCCACCATTTTCCCTGACTATACAAG gttggACTTGATGAGGTTTGTTCAGGAGTTCCGTTCATCCAGCGGGGGAAGCCTCAGCAGCATGGCGTTGCAGGATGTGGTTGGTGGAGTGACCCAGTTGATCCTGGACCATCAG GAGAAGCTCAATTCTGTCAGATCCAACATTGTGGGACGTGGGAGTCCAGCTCAGTGTGCTACTCCCCCTTTGGTAAACCCAGTTACCGTCTGGCAGCCAGTTGGATCCCACAGAGCCACACATCCCAACGCA CTCAACATGGAGGATCCCTGCATCATCTGTCATGATGACATGAGTCCAGATGACATCTGCGTGCTGGAGTGCAGACACAGCTTCCATAAAGAG tgtatAAAGTCATGGCTGAAGGAGCAGAGCACCTGTCCCACCTGCAGAGATCACGCCTTGTTGCCTGAAGATTTCCCTGTGCTGTCTGGCAGGAGACGCCAAGCCCCATAA
- the ttc3 gene encoding E3 ubiquitin-protein ligase TTC3 isoform X1 yields MSDSDSDSDYFWEDNRHRVNVRHDTVIALRPSEEIFDRWLRIPADTRREAGQRMRVCAFWLPILLQREDSSPTACWAIQIGLVKTKNSDDITLKQLKRIEILEAILNAMERGSLRKDQTRHIILISNMFNLRSPEVLDDALHWLERTGEPDIRRRVLQLGPPQTCLIALHLIFTEFAKYVQDMGSNLEKTMKALMARPSEYLMEKSEEMKKKGNDNYIKQQYEEAVKFYSKAIKYYPDNHFIYGNRALCYIKSEMWLKAVGDGKRATLIKPLWAKGHYRYCEALFSMGEIKMAIEANRSAQRLCKDDHEGLKDLEQQQQKFKSIAEPKAVQPKSRNKSRADSTNRAEAAEPRQQHFTVGLVKKIPQSKVSEVKLEKQQGKNERTAQMKERTKDPKPSKSEVPPKTGKGEPSTTAKKKSKNRNIQSEVEKVTDSKAAVCKELRSMVQDAHTALADLRTRNAEQAFSQALVLLETTTPKELGLSTLDVLLLLYGRALALTEIGQSEELSEAQKLMEKIKSFEERTFQCLVYYAIGRVYLKENRFAVALEQFSDSLQMVKNQITPGKLTWPLTKEIVKVTQPDYFKEILESAIELCKFPPIPDAICRLEKCHGSLKTEIYFTDPDFKGFIQICCCQSCTVEYHITCWKTLKTSTFFEKNEKDFLQEACLTPDCVGQICSIKIFGPTGLVKCKFEAAIPKPQTPKKPKVNQKCTSLKKLKSKEERRLKRKQHKQSFHDKQAINDEILQQKEDSATQSKQKAWLMYRDRVLLQISQNMELLREEKGLHVSALTSSLRPWLELDSSRGNKLAERMLNWQQEQLKTLGQAVELLLERRNRVWARVLLQLLSSCLEINAKLYNWACQLNNADLNAAKSFIERHAGHLEQLDLALLLSFGPLQEMIIEKLGTRPEFFSSIGLTVTEYLKQASPHDMRLFIWTLEEHRDEYLSCHTILDEYFDMMDGHCSVLKKSEENQNNSPMKAKSRGRKKKQREPKGVIVLSGMRGVTPRDEWDQDFFEDDSLSFLHPVDPFSVPSHLRDQVADFEDQYNGTRHRSHFKTILDNHPDPTKESLYDYFAQILEEHGPLVAEDPLLVGELENFPPVAQLKIDEAGGFESFLLESLRFIKMGRCIGLAKHAVSLQQAGHGASLDDLDDLMDPDTNSLSPDLYESPLTSYPDDFSSTQTELFPMLPNPYLFGFQSVSGVTASVGSITGNESYSTWSNGDSLQQAPYFSIDHHSGLDLHVDEFYDGVLEMGLFSGGVAPLTTEENILKRHAAAQTCPETMSSVAVNTELHERFESCQGDIIKMEKSNDRLEQQIKAMASGCDKVNLKHKEDISSLEEDIQKITVNIQVTNKELALFQHKLEEEVKKDQKEKKANQEVLKSLKLEIEELVEEHGSLVRNIREKRANYDAKFSDFLELGNHSATEKMSLEDEIKRCKVLFTSATRRSLTARLSVVESNRDQGLYGLYRELADAKALLTKLDEAVHRYPNQDLEMTRNSWRVSVQEIEKKISTAETQYQEQIDQAKNGRRVSELSPVNINNQSEPPAQPLSVTAKEFPAQSPAQASHGAPSPTHKSAAEPLAPPAQTQHRPPPRALEHPHSTVFDRAMERLSTIFPDYTRLDLMRFVQEFRSSSGGSLSSMALQDVVGGVTQLILDHQEKLNSVRSNIVGRGSPAQCATPPLVNPVTVWQPVGSHRATHPNALNMEDPCIICHDDMSPDDICVLECRHSFHKECIKSWLKEQSTCPTCRDHALLPEDFPVLSGRRRQAP; encoded by the exons aggAGATTTTTGATCGATGGCTCCGTATCCCTGCTGATACCAGAAGAGAAGCTGGACAGCGGATGAGAGTTTGTGCCTTCTGGCTTCCCATTCTGCTGCAGCGTGAAGACTCCAGCCCTACTGCTTGTTGGGCTATACAAATAGGTCTTGTCAAGACAAA GAATAGTGACGATATAactctgaagcagctgaaaaggATAGAAATATTGGAAGCAATCCTCAACGCcatggagagaggaagt ttgaGAAAGGACCAAACGAGGCACATCATCCTGATTAGCAACATGTTTAACTTG CGTTCCCCAGAGGTTTTGGACGATGCATTACACTGGTTGGAGCGAACAGGAGAACCTGATATTCGCCGTCGCGTCTTGCAGCTTGGCCCCCCACAGACCTGCTTAATAGCCCTGCACCTTATCTTTACCGAGT TTGCCAAGTATGTTCAGGACATGGGTTCCAACTTGGAGAAGACAATGAAGGCACTGATGGCTCGACCATCCGAGTATCTCATGGAG aaaagtgaagaaatgaagaagaaaggaaatgatAACTATATCAAACAACAGTATGAAGAGGCTGTGAAGTTTTATTCCAAAGCCATCAAATATTA CCCTGACAACCACTTCATTTATGGAAACAGAGCCCTTTGCTATATCAAAAGCGAGATGTGGCT aaaagCAGTTGGTGACGGAAAACGTGCTACTCTGATAAAACCGCTCTGGGCAAAG GGTCACTACAGATACTGTGAGGCATTGTTCTCCATGGGAGAGATCAAAATGGCTATTGAAGCCAACAGATCAGCCCAGAGGCTGTGTAAGGATGACCATGAGGGACTCAAAGAcctggaacaacaacaacaaaaattcaAATCAATTGCTGAACCCAAAG ctgtaCAGCCAAAGAGTAGGAATAAAAG tAGAGCCGACAgcacaaacagagcagaggcAGCGGAGCCACGACAACAGCATTTTACAGTTGGTCTGGTGAAGAAAATTCCACAGAGCAAG GTCTCTGAGGTTAAACTGGAGAAGCAACAAG GGAAAAATGAGCGGACTGCACAGATGAAGGAGCGTACTAAAGACCCTAAACCCTCAAAAAG TGAGGTTCCTCCAAAGACTGGAAAAGGAGAGCCCAGCACCACAGCaaagaagaaatcaaagaacagaAATATCCAGTCTGAAGTTGAG AAAGTGACCGACAGTAAAGCAGCTGTATGCAAAGAGCTGAGATCCATGGTGCAGGATGCCCATACTGCTCTGGCCGACCTCCGCACACGTAACGCAGAGCAGGCCTTCAGCCAGGCACTGGTACTGCTGGAAACCACCACACCCAAG GAACTTGGACTTTCCACACTGGATGTACTGCTACTGCTGTACGGTCGTGCACTTGCTCTGACAGAAATAGGCCAGTCTGAG GAACTTTCAGAAGCACAAAAACTTATGGAGAAGATCAAATCATTTGAAGAAAGAACATTTCAGTGTTTGGTTTACTATGCCATTGGGAGGGTGTATCTTAAAGAGAACAG GTTTGCAGTTGCTCTGGAGCAGTTTTCAGATTCCCTGCAGATGGTCAAGAATCAAATAACACCTGGTAAACTCACCTGGCCTTTAACAAAAGAGATTGTCAAAGTAACGCAGCCTGACTATTTCAAG gaaaTTCTGGAGAGTGCTATAGAGTTGTGCAAATTTCCTCCTATTCCTGATGCCATTTGTCGACTTGAGAAATGCCACGGCTCTTTGAAAACTGAAATCTACTTCACTGACCCAGATTTTAAG GGTTTCATTCAAATATGCTGCTGTCAGAGTTGCACGGTTGAATACCACATCACCTGTTGGAAGACTCTCAAAACATCAACCTTCtttgaaaagaatgaaaag GATTTCCTGCAAGAGGCATGTTTGACTCCAGACTGTGTCGGCCAAATCTGTAGTATCAAAATCTTTGGTCCAACAGGTCTGGTGAAATGTAAG TTTGAAGCTGCCATCCCCAAACCACAGACTCCGAAGAAGCCAAAAGTAAATCAGAAATGTACAAG TCTCAAAAAGTTAAAATCAAAGGAAGAGCGCCGACTCAAGAGGAAGCAGCATAAGCAGTCATTTCACGATAAGCAGGCTATCAACGATGAGATCCTGCAGCAGAAAGAAGACTCTGCAACGCAGAGTAAACAGAAAG CCTGGTTGATGTACAGGGATAGAGTTTTGCTGCAGATCAGCCAGAACATGGAGCtactgagagaggagaagggccTCCATGTGTCGGCCCTGACCAGCAGTCTGAGGCCCTGGCTGGAGCTGGACTCATCCAGAGGGAACAAGCTGGCTGAGAGGATGCTGAACtggcagcaggagcagctcAAGACGCTTGGTCAGGCTGTTGAGCTTCTGCTAGAGAGGAGGAACCGGGTTTGGGCTCGTGTCCTGCTCCAACTACTCAGTAGCTGTCTGGAGATAAATGCCAAACTCTACAACTGGGCGTGCCAGCTCAACAATGCAG ACCTGAATGCTGCCAAATCCTTTATTGAACGCCATGCAGGACACTTGGAGCAGCTGGACCTTGCTCTTCTGCTCAGCTTTGGCCCATTGCAGGAGATGATTATAGAGAAGCTCGGTACTAGGCCAGAGTTTTTTTCAAGCATTGGCTTGACTGTGACTGAATACCTAAAACAGGCCTCACCACATGACATGAGACTCTTTATCTGGACTCTGGAGGAGCATAGGGATGAGTATCTCTCCTGCCACACTATACTGGATGAGTATTTTGATATGATGG acgGACATTGTTCAGtcttaaaaaaatctgaagaaaatcaaaat aattcTCCTATGAAGGCTAAAAGTCGAGGCcggaaaaagaaacagagagagccAAAG GgtgttattgttttgtctgGGATGAGAGGTGTAACTCCAAGAGATGAGTGGGACCAAGACTTTTTTGAAGATGACTCTTT ATCATTCCTTCACCCTGTTGATCCATTCAGTGTACCGAGTCATCTTCGGGATCAAGTGGCTGATTTTGAGGACCAGTACAATGGCACCAGACACAGAAGTCACTTTAAAACGATTTTGGACAACCACCCTGACCCAACAAAAGAGAGTTTGTATGA CTACTTTGCCCAGATCCTGGAGGAGCATGGACCCCTGGTTGCTGAAGACCCACTACTGGTGGGTGAACTGGAAAATTTCCCTCCCGTGGCTCAGCTGAAGATCGACGAAGCAGGTGGCTTCGAGTCATTCCTCCTGGAATCCCTTCGCTTCATAAAGATGGGGAGGTGTATTGGCCTGGCTAAGCATGCTGTTTCCCTGCAGCAGGCTGGACACGGAGCCAGTCTGGATGACCTGGACGACTTAATGGATCCTGACACAAACTCTCTATCTCCTGATTTGTATGAATCTCCTTTAACAAGCTATCCGGATGATTTTTCATCTACACAGACTGAACTCTTTCCCATGCTCCCAAATCCTTATCTGTTTGGCTTCCAGTCAGTTAGTGGAGTTACTGCTTCTGTTGGCAGTATCACAGGGAATGAGTCCTACTCCACTTGGAGTAACGGTGACAGTCTACAGCAAGCCCCTTACTTTTCAATTGACCATCATTCGGGGTTGGATCTACATGTCGATGAGTTTTATGATGGAGTTTTGGAAATGGGTCTCTTTTCTGGTGGAGTCGCTCCATTGACAACTgaggaaaacattttgaagAGACATGCAGCAGCACAG ACATGTCCAGAGACCATGAGCAGTGTAGCGGTAAACACAGAGCTTCATGAGCGGTTTGAGAGCTGCCAG GGTGACATCATCAAAATGGAAAAGAGCAATGATAGGTTGGAGCAGCAGATCAAGGCAATGGCATCCGGCTGTGACAAAGTCAACTTAAAGCACAAAGAAGACATCAGTTCCCTCGAGGAAGACATACAGAAAATCACTGTCAACATACAA GTGACCAATAAAGAGCTGGCACTGTTCCAGCAcaaactggaggaggaggtgaagaaggaCCAAAAGGAGAAGAAAGCCAACCAAGAGGTGCTGAAGTCCCTCAAGCTGGAGATAGAGGAGTTGGTGGAGGAACACGGGAG TCTGGTCCGAAACATCCGAGAGAAGAGAGCCAACTATGACGCAAAGTTCAGTGATTTCCTTGAGCTGGG CAATCATTCAGCAACTGAGAAAATGAGTCTGGAGGATGAGATCAAGCGCTGTAAGGTCTTGTTCACCTCGGCTACCAGGAGGTCTCTCACAGCTCGG TTGTCTGTAGTGGAGAGCAACCGGGATCAGGGTTTGTACGGCCTCTACAGAGAGCTGGCAGATGCCAAGGCTTTGCTGACCAAACTGGATGAAGCAGTGCACAG ATACCCAAACCAAGACCTGGAAATGACTAGAAACAGCTGGAGAGTCAGTGTCCAagaaattgaaaagaaaatctccACTGCTGAG ACACAGTACCAGGAACAGATTGATCAAGCGAAGAACGGCAGGAGAGTCAGTGAGTTGTCTCCAGTCAACATCAACAACCAGTCTGAACCTCCAGCACAACCA CTCTCTGTGACAGCCAAAGAGTTTCCCGCTCAGTCTCCAGCCCAGGCGTCACATGGCGCCCCCTCGCCCACCCACAAGTCTGCAGCTGAGCCACTCGCCCCTCCGGCTCAGACGCAGCACAGACCTCCACCCAGGGCACTGGAGCATCCACACAGCACTGTGTTTGACAGAGCCATGGAGCGCCTGTCCACCATTTTCCCTGACTATACAAG gttggACTTGATGAGGTTTGTTCAGGAGTTCCGTTCATCCAGCGGGGGAAGCCTCAGCAGCATGGCGTTGCAGGATGTGGTTGGTGGAGTGACCCAGTTGATCCTGGACCATCAG GAGAAGCTCAATTCTGTCAGATCCAACATTGTGGGACGTGGGAGTCCAGCTCAGTGTGCTACTCCCCCTTTGGTAAACCCAGTTACCGTCTGGCAGCCAGTTGGATCCCACAGAGCCACACATCCCAACGCA CTCAACATGGAGGATCCCTGCATCATCTGTCATGATGACATGAGTCCAGATGACATCTGCGTGCTGGAGTGCAGACACAGCTTCCATAAAGAG tgtatAAAGTCATGGCTGAAGGAGCAGAGCACCTGTCCCACCTGCAGAGATCACGCCTTGTTGCCTGAAGATTTCCCTGTGCTGTCTGGCAGGAGACGCCAAGCCCCATAA